From Acinetobacter sp. ASP199, the proteins below share one genomic window:
- the ybgC gene encoding tol-pal system-associated acyl-CoA thioesterase, which produces MANKFEFNIRVYIEDTDAGGIVYHANHIRFMERTRTEWLRASGISHYWHQKDYNFVVHKINVKYSRPIMMDDLITVTASVVSLKASSFVLQQNIYRGEIMLASGEVELACIGADMRPRRLPDEIRDLIRKELEQD; this is translated from the coding sequence ATGGCGAATAAATTTGAATTCAATATCCGCGTTTATATTGAAGACACAGATGCAGGCGGCATTGTCTATCACGCCAATCATATTCGCTTTATGGAACGTACACGTACCGAATGGCTGCGTGCATCAGGCATCAGCCACTACTGGCATCAAAAAGATTACAATTTTGTCGTACATAAAATTAACGTGAAATATTCGCGTCCTATTATGATGGATGACTTAATTACCGTCACTGCAAGTGTAGTTTCACTTAAAGCTTCATCTTTTGTATTGCAACAAAATATTTATCGTGGTGAAATCATGCTTGCATCGGGTGAGGTTGAGCTGGCCTGTATCGGCGCTGATATGCGTCCACGTCGCCTACCTGATGAAATACGCGACCTGATTCGAAAAGAATTGGAACAAGATTAA
- the tolQ gene encoding protein TolQ produces the protein MATELASSLQVSDLILQASPVVQLVMLSLVLASLYSWYLIAKLYMGYKKAQAEDEHFQKIFWSGAELNTLYNNAQLNSKRTGLEDIFYQGLGEFLKLKKRNASTVQSIEGTERILRVGLSRDQSGLEHGLGALASIGSVAPYVGLFGTVWGIMNAFIGLADVDQVTLATVAPGIAEALIATAIGLFAAIPAVLAFNHYTAKGETVYSDRALFAEEMVALLQRQSLDQPQDND, from the coding sequence ATGGCAACCGAGTTAGCATCATCCCTACAAGTATCAGATCTTATTTTACAAGCAAGCCCTGTTGTACAACTGGTTATGCTGTCTCTTGTACTGGCATCCCTGTATAGCTGGTATCTGATTGCCAAGCTCTACATGGGTTATAAAAAGGCCCAGGCTGAAGATGAACATTTTCAGAAAATCTTCTGGTCTGGTGCTGAACTGAATACGCTTTATAACAATGCTCAGCTGAACTCTAAACGTACCGGGCTGGAAGATATTTTCTATCAAGGCTTGGGTGAATTTCTTAAACTGAAAAAACGTAACGCCTCTACCGTCCAGTCAATTGAAGGTACTGAACGTATTCTGCGCGTTGGTTTAAGCCGTGATCAAAGTGGTCTGGAACATGGTTTAGGTGCCTTGGCAAGTATCGGTTCAGTGGCACCTTATGTCGGTCTGTTCGGTACAGTCTGGGGCATCATGAATGCTTTCATTGGCCTGGCAGATGTGGATCAGGTCACGCTAGCGACTGTAGCTCCCGGTATTGCTGAAGCCTTAATTGCAACTGCAATTGGTTTATTTGCTGCCATTCCAGCAGTACTGGCGTTTAACCATTACACCGCTAAAGGTGAAACCGTTTATTCTGATCGTGCCCTGTTCGCAGAAGAAATGGTTGCCCTGTTACAACGTCAGTCACTTGACCAGCCTCAGGACAATGACTAA
- the tolR gene encoding protein TolR produces MAIQRSGRFERIKKPLKSDMNVVPYIDVMLVLLVIFMVTAPMITTGIKVDLPQANSNPIQAEDRPAIVTLEADGTIKLEDKNHANDVLTLDELKTVLTNAQNEAQTANKQLSVLINGSETRPYGEVMQLMSALQDAGLAQVGLLTAPIK; encoded by the coding sequence ATGGCAATTCAACGTTCAGGACGCTTTGAGCGTATTAAAAAACCACTGAAAAGTGACATGAACGTCGTGCCTTATATTGACGTGATGTTGGTGCTTTTGGTGATTTTTATGGTGACGGCACCCATGATTACCACTGGTATTAAGGTTGATCTGCCACAAGCCAACAGCAACCCGATTCAAGCTGAAGACCGCCCTGCCATCGTTACTTTAGAAGCTGATGGTACGATTAAATTAGAAGATAAAAATCACGCAAATGATGTCTTGACACTTGATGAACTAAAAACAGTCCTGACCAATGCACAAAATGAAGCACAGACTGCAAATAAACAGCTCAGTGTCTTGATTAATGGTAGTGAGACACGCCCTTATGGCGAAGTCATGCAGCTGATGTCCGCCCTACAAGATGCCGGTCTCGCACAAGTCGGCTTGCTTACCGCTCCTATAAAGTAA